The DNA segment CCGTGTGGGGCAGCCCCACGGCACCGTTTTTTCATTCTGAAAGCGTTTTTCGAGGGATGAAAAACCACGATGCCACACAGAGCCGCTTTTTTGACTGATGAAAAAAGCGTTCAGAAAACAAAGAGGGGGGAATCCAATGGCACCGAAACCGCATCTTGATCGTGTAGCAGGCCCTGCGGACCTGCGCGATTTCACCGATGACGAACTGACACTGCTGGCGCAGGAATTGCGCACCGAGACGATCGAGACGGTCAGTCGAACGGGCGGGCATCTGGGGTCGTCGCTGGGCGTGGTGGAACTGACCGTCGCCCTGCATGCCGTGTTTCGCACCCCCTTTGACAAGTTGATCTGGGATGTCAGTCATCAATGCTACCCCCATAAAATTCTGACAGGCCGCCGTCACCAGATGGACAGCCTGCGCCAGAAAGACGGGCTGTCGGGCTTCACCAAGCGCAGTGAGTCCGTCTTTGACCCGTTTGGTGCCGCGCACAGCTCAACCAGCATTTCCGCAGCACTTGGCTTTACCATTGGCCGCGATATGGGCCAGCCTACGGGCGATGCGATTGCCGTGATCGGCGATGGTTCCATCACCGCAGGCATGGCCTATGAAGCGCTGAACAATGCAGGTAGTGAAGGGCGCCGCCTGTTTGTCATCCTCAACGACAATGACATGTCGATTGCGCCGCCGGTCGGGGCGATGAATTCTTATCTTAACCGCTTGAACATGCCACATGCCTCGCTCGGTGAAATTGCGCAGGGGTTTATGGCCGCACTGCCCGCTTCCTTGCGCGAACAGGCACTTGCGACCCGCGCCCGCGCCTGCGGTGGCCCGCCCGATGCCACCATGTTCGAGCATCTGGGTTTCACCTATATCGGCCCGATTGACGGCCATTCCATGCCCGACCTGCTGGCCACCTTGCGCATTGCCCATGCCCGCGCCGAAGGGCCAGTGCTTATTCATGTGCGCACAGTCAAGGGCAAGGGCTATGCCCCTGCCGAGGCGGCAGATTGCAAATATCACGGCGTGTCGAAATTCGACGTCGCCTCTGGCACGCAAAGCAAGGGCCGTGCCAATGCGCCCAGCTATACAGCGGTGTTCGGCAACGCCCTGACGGATGAGGCCTCGCGCGACCCGACAATCGTCGGCGTGTCGGCGGCTATGCCCAATGGCACCGGTCTGGATATCATGGGCAAACGCTTTGCGCGGCGGGTGTTCGATGTGGGCATTGCCGAGCAGCACGCAGTGACCTTTGCCGCCGGTATGGCCGCAAGCGGGTTGAAGCCGTTTTGCGCGATTTATTCGACCTTCTTGCAGCGCGGCTATGACCAGATCGTACATGATGTGGCGCTGCAAAAACTGCCTGTCCGCTTTGCGATTGACCGCGCGGGGTTGGTGGGCGCTGACGGGGCGACACATGCGGGCAGTTTCGATGTGGGCTTTATGGCCAATCTGCCTGGCATGGTCGTGATGGCCGCAGGCGATGAGGCAGAGCTTGTCCATATGGTTGCCACTGCCGCTGCCTATGACGAAGGTCCGATTGCCTTTCGCTATCCGCGCGGCGAAGGGTCGGGCGTGGAGTTGCCCGCCCGTGGCGAGGTGCTGGAAATTGGCCGTGGCCGTGTGCTGCGCGAAGGCAGCAAGGTGGCCTTTCTGTCCTTCGGGGCGCACCTGACGGAAGTGACGCTGGCCGTCGAGGCGCTGGAAGCGCGCGGCATCAGTTGCACCATCGCTGATGCCCGCTTTGCCAAACCGTTGGACCACGGATTGATCGACCAGTTGGCGCGTCATCATCAGGCGCTGATTACCGTTGAACAGGGGGCCGAGGGCGGATTTGGGGCGCATGTGCTGCATTACATGGCCAATAGCGGCTTGTTGGAACGCGGGCTTGCAGTGCGCACCATGACCCTGCCTGACCGGTTCATCGAACAAGCCAGCCCCGCCGAGATGTACCGCGACGCCTGCCTGACCGCAGATGATATCGCGCACAAAGCCTTGCAGGCTTTGGGTATAGAGGCCCTTGCCCGTGGGCAGAACAGGACTAACGTTAGTTAGATAAGATTCTTTGCGCAATTCAGCTTTCGCAACCAAAAGGAGCTTATACCAATCAGCATTGATCAGAACTCTTGAGCCCAGTCGCGGGTTCCAATGGAGGTGATTGTGTCGGGCATGCTGACCAATTTGTTCCAAGCCTTGCAGCAATGATCTACGATGTCTTCATAGGTTTCGAAGATGAGGTTTGATAGCCAGTTGTCTCGCATGAATTGCCAGATGTTTTCGACTGGATTGAGTTCTGGGCATTTTGCGGGGATCGGGATGATGGTGATGTTGTCCGGAATGACCAGCTTGTCAGTCATGTGCCATGCGGCTTGATCCACGAGCACAGCCCCATGTGCTTTGGGTGCGACAGTTTGGGAGATTTCAGCAAGATGCAGGGCCATCGCTTCGGTATTGCACGCTGGCAGCACAAGACCTGCAGCTTTCCCGAGGGCTGGGCAAATCGCTCCAAAGATGTAGCTTGAACTCGTGCGCTGATCATGTGGGGCGGAAGGTCGCGTACCGCGCTTCGCCCATCGGCGCGTGATCTTGTTTTTCTGGCCGACACGCGCTTCATCTTGGAACCAGACTTCGATCACAGTGCCTTGCAGGAGCCGTGCGCGGAGCTTTGCTACTGCGGCTGCAAACCCTTTTTTTTAAAGTCCTCCAGTGCGGCTGTATCTTGCGCGTGATGGCGCGGGCGTGCTGTGAGTTTGACATAACCAAGCGCCCTGAGTTCCCGGCTTATCGACGTCTCGTGAAGTGAAATCCCAAATGTGTCTGCAATCCATTTCCTCAGATCACTCAGGCGCCAGCGGACGACCCCATGGACCGATAAGGTCGGACCGCTCTCAACAATTGCAGCAAGCGCCCTGCGCTGCTCATCGTTAAGCTTAGACTGCTGACCAGGAGCTTTGCCGTTGATCAAGCCGTCAGGCCCGCGGGCATTAAACCGCTCCACCCAGTCACGGACAATTTGTAGGCCAACACCACCAATCCGAGCAGCATCGCTGCGCCGACCGCCATCATAGATCTCCGCCAGCGCCAAAAGCCTGCGGGCTTGGTTGGCATCCTTTGTCTTTCGCGCAAGTTCTCTCAACTTCATGCCGTCGTAGTCTGTCCGTAACGCGAGCGCTGCGCCCATAGAGAGGCCCTCCCCAGAAAATCTGACGCCATTGAGTCAGATCTTCATAGATTTGGGAATCCCAAAACCCTCAGAAGAGTCAGATTTCGCGAGACTTGGTATTACACAATGCCACATTCGGAAATCAAGAACGCACCGCCGTTATATGGCTGGTCCATCGCCGTAGCAGCGGGGGCCGTTGCCGCCGCCGTGTCCTTTCTCCTGATCGGCATCGAGGGCAATGGCTCGGTCTTGATCGGCGCTGTCATCACATTGGTGGTCGGGGTGGTTTTCACCATCGCTGAAACGCCCCCTTCCAGCAAACCCGTCAAGCCGACGCAACAAGTCACAGCCAAGACCGCCGCGACCCCCGCTGCGCCGACAACCGTGTCTGCGCAAGAGAGCGACGCAGATGCAGGTGTGCAGCCGCAAGCGCTGGAAGCCCCTGTTGGCACGGCGGATGACCTCAAGCAGATTTCCGGCGTTGGCCCTGTGCTGGAACGCAAGTTGAATGATCTGGGCGTCTATCATTTCTGGCAGATCGCGGGTTGGAGCGCGGCCGAAGTCGCGTGGGTCGATGGTTTTTTGAACTTCAAGGGCCGCATCGGGCGGGATGAATGGCTGGATCAGGCCAGCAAGCTGGCGGCCAGCAGCCCCTCGAAACCGCCCGCATAAGCGATGCTTCTGGAAGGTGGCACCGGTCCCGGCCTTAGGGCCGAGAACGGGCACTCATGGCGCTGCATCTGTGACAGCGTCATGGGCGGTGTCAGCACTGCCACGCTGGAGCGCGTGACACGGGACAGTGTCCGCGCCCTGCGCATGACCGGCGATGTCAGCCTGCAAAACAATGGTGGCTTCGTGCAGATGTCGCTGGACCTTGCCGAACCCGGCGCGGCGCTGGATGCTTCGGGCTTCTCTGGCCTGTCGCTCTGGGTCATGGGCAATAATGAGCGGTATAACATCCATCTGCGCAGCCCTGAAATGACCCGCGTGTGGCAATCGTGGCGTGCAGAGTTCACAGCCCCCGACACATGGACGCGGCTGGATATGCCCTTCACCCGCTTTCACCCCCACCGGACAGAGTTGCCCGTCAATCCGGCACGGCTTGCGCGGATCGGACTGGTGGCAATCGGGCGCGAAATGCGGGCCGATCTGGCGCTGTCACGGTTGGAGTTGACGGTGTAGCTGCTGGGGTTTGGCACCTATCTGGCGTTTCTCGTGCCGATGGTCTGGCCCCTCAGATTGTCCATGTCGCAAGCCATGATTGTTCTGCCATTGTCGTGAGGGTCCGTTTTGAGGGTCCAAACCGTCATTTGCTTGGTCTCACCCGCGCGGAATCAAGGCCGCAGGCCGCCGCGCATCGCCGGGCCGCCCACGGGCACGGCGATTTGGCTGCCACGAGCGCACGGCTCTGATCTTTCGCGGATTTGGTATGCATAAAGTGCGATGTGTTCAATCGGGCATCGCCGCACCGCGGCCCGACGCTGCGCGGCTTGATCGCCGTCTCAGCTTCCTCAACGCATTTATCTTGACCTCTCTCGCCAAAATGCGCCGGGCATCTGCCAGCAACGCGCGGAGAATATCACCGCTCCGGCTCTATCCTGCCAAAGATCGCCTCTGCCTCGGCATTGCCTTTCGGGCGCAGGGTCAACAGGCCTGCGCGCCGCTCGATCAGGTCGCGGTCATGGGCACGCAGGATCGCGGCGAGGGCGCGCGGTTCTGGCCAGCGCAGATGGTCCACCAAAGCGCGCAGGGTGTTTTCCTCGGCCATAGCGGGCGTGTTTTGATGGGTGAACAGATGGGCGACAAGGGCGCGGCAATCGTGATCCAGCCGCTTGCTGCGCTGCCCGAGCGCCTGGGCCACCAACCCATGACCGGGCGCGAGCAGCAGCGCCAGTGCAAACCACACGCCGGTCATGCTGGCCATCATGCCCGCGATGGACACATTCCAGCGCAGCGCCAACACATAGCCCGCCACACAGGCCGCCACCGACAGCGCCACGGCCAGCACAACCACCCCCCACAAGCGCCGCGTCAGCAGATAGGCGGTTGCAGGCGGCACGATGACGAAGGCGATGAACAGGATCGCCCCCACGGCATCGAACGCCGCCACGGCTGTCACGCTGGTCAGTGTCAGCACCGCGTAATGCAACACGCCGGGCAGGAACCCGAGCGCCGCCGCAAGGCCGGGATCGAATGTGGTCAGTTTCAACTCTTTCCACAGCACCAACACAAAGACCAGATTGACCACGAGCACCGCGCCCAGCGTGGCGACGGCAATCGGCACCTGCTGGCCCCAAAGCACAACTGTATTCAACCAGACAAAGCCAATCTCGCCCAGCAGCACAGTTTCGACATCGATATGCACATCGCGGGCATAGATTGAGATAAGCAGCACACCGGCGGCAAACAGGGCGGGAAACACCAGACCAATCGCCGCGTCCATCTTGACCAGACGCGAGCGGGCCAGCAATTCCGACAGCACCACCGTCAGCACCCCTGTCAGGGCCGCGCCAAGCACCTGCACTGGCCCCGACATCTGCCCCGTCAGCAGCCACACCACAATAATGCCGAACACGATGGAATGGCTGATGGCATCGGTCAGCATTGCATTGCCGCGCAGCACCAGAAATGAGCCCAGAAGCGCACCCGACACGCCCACCAGAATGCCGGTCAGCAAGATCATCGCCGGGATCGAGCCGAAAAAGGATGCGATCATCGTGTGCCCTCGTCTTGTGCGGGGGCGGGTTTGCCGGACAGGGACGCGGCCTCGGCATGGCCTGCTTCGGTCAATTCCCAATGCGGTGTCGTCTCCGGCGGGTGGGTGACGGGGTGGATCAGCCCGCGCCGTTCCAGCGCGGCAATGCGCGCAGAGGGCGCGCGCGCGCCAAGCGCCGTTTCGAGCATCCCGCGCTCTGCCGGGTAGCTTGCGTCGTCATGCGCGGCGGCCAGTCCTTGCAAGGTTGTCAGCACGCGCCCGTCGCTGATGCGCGCGCGGGCACGGCGCGCCGCCAATGCCTGCCACAAGAGGCCGCGCTGCGGCGCTATGAGAAGCGAGATCACCACCGCAGCGGTTGCGATCAGCACCACCACCGGCCCGGTCGCAAGGCCGCGCGTTGTGGCGCTGACCAGCGCGCCCGCCGCCCCGGAAGCTGCGCCAATCGCCGCCGACAGCGCGACCATCGGCCCCAGAGTCGTGGCCCATTGTCGCGCTGCTGCCGCAGGGGCGATCAGCAAGGCCACCATCAGCACCACCCCCACCAGTTGCAGCCCCACCACGATGGCCAGTGCGACCATCACGGTCAGTGTGGCCTCTAGCAAGGTGACGGGGAAGCCTTGGGCGCGGGCGAAATCGGCGTCAAAGCTGACCAGCTTAAATTCCTTCCACAGCGCCAGCACCAGCGCCAGCGCGACCAACCCGACCCCGCCCATGACCCACAAATCGCTGGCCAAAATCGCCGCAGCCTGACCGAACAGAAAGCTGGCAAGCCCCGCACTTGCAGCACCGCCCTGATCCTGCACCCAACTGAGCAGCACCACCCCCACTGCGAAAAACACACTGAGCACGATCCCCAAGGCGGCGTCCGTTTTCAGTGTGGTGCGGCGCACGATCAGCATCATGATCAGTGCGGCCAATGCACCAGTGATGAACGCGCCGACCAGAATGCTGCCCAGATCGCGCGTGCCTGCAATGATGAAGCCAAGGCAGACACCGGGCAGGGCGGCATGGGACAGTGCATCGCCCAGCAGGCTTTGGCGGCGCAACACAGCAAACGCGCCCAGCATCCCGCTGATCGCGCCCAGCATCGCGGCCCCGATCAGCACTGTGCGGACAATGCCGCTGGACAACAGATCGGCCAGTGCGCTCACAGCGTGCTTTCCTCGCGCGGGGTGGCGATCATGGCCAGTTGCCGGCCATAGGCTGCGCGCAAATTCTCAGGCGTGTAGACTTCGGCCATCGGACCTTGGGCGATGATGCGCACATTCAGCATGACCAGCCAGTCGAAATAGCTTTGCACGGTTGTCAGGTCATGATGCACGACGATGATCGTGCGCCCTGCGTCGCGCAGTCGTTGCAACAGGGCGATGATTACCGCCTCGGTTGCGGCATCGACACCGGCGAGGGGTTCGTCAAGGATCAGGATCGGCGCGTCCTGCATCAATGCGCGCGCAATAAAGACGCGCTGTTGCTGGCCACCCGAAAGCTGGCTGATCTGGCGGCCCGCGTAATCCTGCATCCCCACTTCCGCCAAGGCGCCAAGCGCGCGTGCATGTGCCTGCGCACCGGGCCTGCGAAACCAGCCAAGCTGCTGATACAGTCCCATTTCCACCACATCGCGCACGGTCGTCGGGAAATCCCAGTCCACACTGTGGCGCTGCGGGACATAGCCGATCTTGCCGCGCATCTGCGCGACGGGTCGACCCAGAAAGCGGACATGCCCCGCCACAGGGCGCACCAGCCCCAATGCAGTCTTGATGAGTGTGGATTTGCCAGCCCCGTTCGGCCCGACAATGGCGCACATGACACCGGGCGGGATATCCAGATCAATGTCCCACAGCGCGGGGTTTGCGCCATAGCTGACGGTGATATCCTCGATATGCAGGGCCTGTCCCGGCTCGTGCAGGCTGTCGTCACGCATGGGGCTGTGCCTCATTGGCTTGTGGCACGGGGGCTGTGTGCCAGTGGCGGTTGGCTATGCTTACAACACTCAGTTGGGAATGTCCCAGTCCTGCGCCCAATCGGCCAAGGCTTCGGGCCAGTCGGGCAGGGTGCCGCCAAGTGCTGTCGTTACCGTGGCCGTATTGACGCGGATCATACCGATATAGGTGCCTTCGGGCGTGCCGTCATCGCCCATTGCATCGGAAAATAGCGCGCCCCCGATGGTGACATCATGCCCCTGCGACTGCACTTCGGCAACCAGCGCCTGCATTGTGCGCGGGTTGATGGTGGTTTCCACAAATACCGCAGGCACGCCGCGCTCGATCACAAAGGCTGCGACTTCTCGAATATCACCAATGCTGGCCTCGGATGCCGTGGAAATCCCCTCAATCGCCTCAGAGGCTTCGATGCCATAAGCATCGGCGAAATAGTAGAATGCGTCATGTGCTGTCACCAGCAGGCGTTGCCCTTCGGGGATCGTGGCGATGGCGTCGCCGACCCAGCTATGCAGGGCGTCGAGCTGCGCGGCGTAGCGTTCGACATTGTCGGCCATAGCGTCGGCGCAATCAGGGCGCTGCGCGGCAATGCTGTCCGCGATGACGGGCGCGAGTCGCGCCCAGCGGCTGACATCCATCCACAGATGCGGGTCAAGTGTGCCCGGCGCGTCTGGGTCTTCGAGCAGCGTGTCCATGTCGAATGTCGCATCCGCAAGCCCGACAGTGGGGGTCCGGTCGCGGAAATTGTCCAGAATATCGGCAAGGCGTTCTTCAAGGGTGCGGTCGACATAGAAGATCAACTCGGCCCGCGCCAGCGCATCGACATCGCGCGGGGTGGCGGAAAAGTAATGCGGGTCGGTGCCGGGGCCGATCAGAGTGCTGACCGCAGCGCATTCCCCTGCCACATTCTGCGCGACATCAGCGATCATACCGACAGTGGCGAGGATGTTCAGGGGGGCATCCTGCGCATAGGCCGGTGTGGTCAGCGCGAGTGCTGAAAGGGTTGTGATCATGGCAGTTGTGTGCCGATTGGCTGGCATTGCATCCTCCGGGAGTGTGTTCTGAATGCGAGCTATACATGCAAATGCAAATCGTTTGCAATAAGGAATCCGCAAAAACTGCGCGAGGATGTGCGGTGGATGGGGGGGAGCGCAAAGAAAAAGCCGCGCGTCAGTGATGACGCGCGGCCTGTCTGCCCGTAATTTAGGCGGTACCTAGAGCGGGTCGGCGGCGTGCTGCAAGGCCCGCACCCCGATTTCCCCTTCTTCGCGCGCCTTGATCGCCATTGCGGCGGCATGGCTGCCCGCAGCGGTCGTGTAATAGGGGATCTTGTCATAGAGCGCGACCGCGCGAATTTCGCGGCTGTCCTCGATGGCCTGCGCCCCTTCGGTGGTGTTCAGCACCATGACGATTTCGCCGCTTTTCAGCAGATCGACGATGTTGGGGCGCCCCTCATAGACTTTGTTCACGATCTCGCAGGCGATGCCCTGCGTGCCCAGCCAGTCCGCTGTGCCGCGCGTGGCGACAATCTCGAAGCCCAGATCGGTCAGGGTTTGGGCCGCTTCTGCAATCAGCGGGCCTTTGTCGTAATCCTTGATCGACAGGAACACGCGGCCCGTTTCAGGCAGCGTGACGCCAGCGCCAAGCTGCGCCTTGTAGAAGGCACGGGCGAAGTTGCGCGCCCAGCCCATCACTTCGCCGGTCGAGCGCATCTCTGGGCCAAGCAGCGTGTCGACGCCGGGGAAACGCGCGAAGGGCAGCACTGCTTCCTTGACCGAGAACCACGGCGTTTGCGGGTCAGCCAGTGTCATCGGGTCGCCCATCGGCAGCGGCTCTGTCGGGGCGACATTGCCATCAATGGGGGCGCGCAGGGGGAAGTTGGTCAGCGGCTCTCCCGCCATCAGGCGTGCGGCGATTGAGGCGATTGCGCTGTCGGTTGCCTTGGCGACAAAGGGCACCGTGCGGCTGGCGCGCGGGTTCACCTCTAGCACATATATGACATTGTCCTTGATGGCGAATTGCACATTCATCAGGCCCACAACATTCAGACCCCGCGCCATTGCTTCGGTCTGAACGCGCAATTCAGCAATGATTTCAGGGCTTAGCGAGTAGGGGGGGAGTGAGCAGGCGCTGTCGCCCGAATGCACGCCCGCTTCCTCGATATGCTGCATGATCCCTGCGACATGCACATTTGTGCCATCGCACAGCGCATCCACATCCACCTCGACCGCGCCGACAAGGTAGCTGTCCAGCAGGACAGGGTTCTTGCCAGACACGACAACCGCGTCGCGGATATAGCGTTCCAGATGGGCGTCATCGCGCACAATCTCCATCGCGCGGCCACCCAGCACATAGGACGGACGGATCACCAGCGGGTAGCCCACGCGCTGCGCAATATCGAAGGCCTGCTCCGGGGTAGAGGCAATGCCATTCACCGGCTGTTTCAGCCCCAGCTTGTTCAGCAGTTCCTGAAAGCGCTCGCGGTCCTCGGCCAGATCAATCGCGTCGGGCGAGGTGCCAAGGATCGGGATGCCTTCTTCTTCCAGCGCATTGGCCAGTTTCAGCGGTGTCTGGCCGCCAAACTGCACGATCACCCCGTGAAGCGTGCCATTCGTTTGCTCAACCCGCAGAATTTCCAGCACATGTTCCAGCGTCAGCGGTTCAAAATACAGCCGGTCGGACGTGTCGTAATCGGTTGATACTGTCTCGGGGTTACAGTTGATCATGATGGTTTCATAGCCGACATCGGTCAGCGCGAAACAGGCGTGACAGCAGCAATAATCAAACTCGATCCCTTGTCCGATCCGGTTTGGACCACCGCCCAAGATGACCACTTTCTTGCGGTCAGAGGGGCGCGCTTCGCATTCGACATCGCCCATGACGGGCGACTCATAGGTGGAATACATGTAGGGGGTCTGCGCCTCGAACTCTGCCGCGCATGTGTCGATACGTTTGAACACGGCATTCACACCCAGATTGCGGCGGGCGCGGCGCACCTGGCCCTCGTCCCGGCCGGTCAGCGTGGCAAGGCGGGCATCGGTAAAGCCCAGCATTTTCAGCCCGCGCAGCCCCTCGGCGGATACGGGCAGGCCATCGCGCCTGATTTCCGCCTCGGCGTCGATAATCTCGCGGATACGCGCCAGAAACCACGGATCGAAGGCGGTGGCGGCCTGTATCTCGTCATCTGTCAGCCCTTCGCGCATGGCTTGCGCGATCAGGCGGATGCGGTCGGGGGTTTGCGCGGATATCGCTTTGATGATGGCGGCCTTGTCCGGCGCGCCGATGATGGCGATTTCGTCAAACCCGCTCAGGCCGGTTTCCAAAGACGCCAGCGCCTTTTGCATCGATTCGTGGAAGGTCCGGCCAATCGCCATCGCTTCGCCCACCGATTTCATGGCGGTGGTCAGCTCTGGCTTGGACCCGGCAAACTTTTCAAAAGCGAACCTTGGGATTTTGGTAACGACATAATCTATTGACGGCTCGAACGAGGCAGGTGTCACTTTCGTGATGTCATTGTCCAACTCGTCCAGCGTATAGCCTACCGCCAGCTTGGCCGCGATTTTCGCAATCGGAAAGCCTGTGGCCTTGGACGCCAGCGCGGAAGAGCGCGACACGCGCGGGTTCATCTCGATCACGACCATGCGCCCGTCGGCGGGGTTGATCGCCCATTGCACGTTGGAACCGCCGGTTTCGACCCCGATTTCGCGCAGCACAGCAATCGAGCCGTTGCGCATGATCTGGTATTCCTTGTCGGTCAGCGTCAGGGCTGGGGCCACGGTGATCGAATCGCCTGTGTGCACGCCCATCGGATCGACATTCTCGATGGCGCAGACGATGATCGCATTGTCGGCGCGGTCGCGCACGACCTCCATCTCGAACTCTTTCCAGCCCAGCAGCGATTCATCGACCAGAATCTGCGCAACTGGTGACGCATCAAGGCCAGAGCGGCAGATGCGTTCATAATCGTCGCGGTTATAGGCAACACCCCCGCCTGTGCCGCCCAGCGTATAGGCAGGGCGGATAATGGCAGGCAGGCCCACATATTCAATAGCCTCAATCGCGGCGGCAACACCGGCGTTGATGTCATATTTGCCGCTGTCCAGTTTCGGGGCCGCAATGATCGTGGCCTTGGGGTTTTCCAGCCCGATCCGGTCCATCGCTTCGCGGAACAGCTTGCGGTCTTCGGCCATTTCGATGGCCTGACGGTTCGCGCCGATCAATTCGACCCCGAATTTGTCCAGCACGCCCATATCGGCCAGCGCCAGCGAGGTGTTCAGCCCCGTCTGCCCGCCCATTGTCGGCAACAGCGCGTCGGGGCGTTCCTTCTCAATGATTTTGGCAACAATCTCTGGCGTGATGGGTTCGATATAGGTGGCATCGGCCAGACCGGGGTCGGTCATGATCGTGGCGGGGTTCGAATTGACCAGAATCACCCGATACCCTTCTTCGCGCAACGCCTTGCAGGCCTGCGCCCCCGAATAGTCAAATTCGCAGGCTTGCCCGATCACAATCGGCCCTGCGCCAATGATCATGATGGATTGGATGTCGGTTCTTTTTGGCATGACGGACCCCTGACTGACCTGCGCGCGCATGCGCCCCAGTGCCGGTGGGACTGGGGCGTAAATTGTGCGCGTTATAATCAAGGGCTGTCCCGGCGCAAGGCCTGATCCGGCCAGATTGGCACAGTATCTTGCCAACAGTTCTGAATCCTGATCCGGTCAGGCCGCCGAAAGCTAGGGCAGCGCCGGAAGTGTCACTAAGTTTGCCGCGCATCCGCGCGCCTGTAACCTTGCGTCGCAAGGCTGCGGCGTCAGATCATGCGTCAGGCACAGCCTGAGTTC comes from the Roseinatronobacter monicus genome and includes:
- the dxs gene encoding 1-deoxy-D-xylulose-5-phosphate synthase, giving the protein MAPKPHLDRVAGPADLRDFTDDELTLLAQELRTETIETVSRTGGHLGSSLGVVELTVALHAVFRTPFDKLIWDVSHQCYPHKILTGRRHQMDSLRQKDGLSGFTKRSESVFDPFGAAHSSTSISAALGFTIGRDMGQPTGDAIAVIGDGSITAGMAYEALNNAGSEGRRLFVILNDNDMSIAPPVGAMNSYLNRLNMPHASLGEIAQGFMAALPASLREQALATRARACGGPPDATMFEHLGFTYIGPIDGHSMPDLLATLRIAHARAEGPVLIHVRTVKGKGYAPAEAADCKYHGVSKFDVASGTQSKGRANAPSYTAVFGNALTDEASRDPTIVGVSAAMPNGTGLDIMGKRFARRVFDVGIAEQHAVTFAAGMAASGLKPFCAIYSTFLQRGYDQIVHDVALQKLPVRFAIDRAGLVGADGATHAGSFDVGFMANLPGMVVMAAGDEAELVHMVATAAAYDEGPIAFRYPRGEGSGVELPARGEVLEIGRGRVLREGSKVAFLSFGAHLTEVTLAVEALEARGISCTIADARFAKPLDHGLIDQLARHHQALITVEQGAEGGFGAHVLHYMANSGLLERGLAVRTMTLPDRFIEQASPAEMYRDACLTADDIAHKALQALGIEALARGQNRTNVS
- a CDS encoding IS630 family transposase (programmed frameshift), which encodes MGAALALRTDYDGMKLRELARKTKDANQARRLLALAEIYDGGRRSDAARIGGVGLQIVRDWVERFNARGPDGLINGKAPGQQSKLNDEQRRALAAIVESGPTLSVHGVVRWRLSDLRKWIADTFGISLHETSISRELRALGYVKLTARPRHHAQDTAALEDFKKGFAAAVAKLRARLLQGTVIEVWFQDEARVGQKNKITRRWAKRGTRPSAPHDQRTSSSYIFGAICPALGKAAGLVLPACNTEAMALHLAEISQTVAPKAHGAVLVDQAAWHMTDKLVIPDNITIIPIPAKCPELNPVENIWQFMRDNWLSNLIFETYEDIVDHCCKAWNKLVSMPDTITSIGTRDWAQEF
- a CDS encoding CIA30 family protein; this encodes MLLEGGTGPGLRAENGHSWRCICDSVMGGVSTATLERVTRDSVRALRMTGDVSLQNNGGFVQMSLDLAEPGAALDASGFSGLSLWVMGNNERYNIHLRSPEMTRVWQSWRAEFTAPDTWTRLDMPFTRFHPHRTELPVNPARLARIGLVAIGREMRADLALSRLELTV
- a CDS encoding metal ABC transporter permease, translated to MIASFFGSIPAMILLTGILVGVSGALLGSFLVLRGNAMLTDAISHSIVFGIIVVWLLTGQMSGPVQVLGAALTGVLTVVLSELLARSRLVKMDAAIGLVFPALFAAGVLLISIYARDVHIDVETVLLGEIGFVWLNTVVLWGQQVPIAVATLGAVLVVNLVFVLVLWKELKLTTFDPGLAAALGFLPGVLHYAVLTLTSVTAVAAFDAVGAILFIAFVIVPPATAYLLTRRLWGVVVLAVALSVAACVAGYVLALRWNVSIAGMMASMTGVWFALALLLAPGHGLVAQALGQRSKRLDHDCRALVAHLFTHQNTPAMAEENTLRALVDHLRWPEPRALAAILRAHDRDLIERRAGLLTLRPKGNAEAEAIFGRIEPER
- a CDS encoding metal ABC transporter permease — its product is MSALADLLSSGIVRTVLIGAAMLGAISGMLGAFAVLRRQSLLGDALSHAALPGVCLGFIIAGTRDLGSILVGAFITGALAALIMMLIVRRTTLKTDAALGIVLSVFFAVGVVLLSWVQDQGGAASAGLASFLFGQAAAILASDLWVMGGVGLVALALVLALWKEFKLVSFDADFARAQGFPVTLLEATLTVMVALAIVVGLQLVGVVLMVALLIAPAAAARQWATTLGPMVALSAAIGAASGAAGALVSATTRGLATGPVVVLIATAAVVISLLIAPQRGLLWQALAARRARARISDGRVLTTLQGLAAAHDDASYPAERGMLETALGARAPSARIAALERRGLIHPVTHPPETTPHWELTEAGHAEAASLSGKPAPAQDEGTR
- a CDS encoding metal ABC transporter ATP-binding protein, with the protein product MRDDSLHEPGQALHIEDITVSYGANPALWDIDLDIPPGVMCAIVGPNGAGKSTLIKTALGLVRPVAGHVRFLGRPVAQMRGKIGYVPQRHSVDWDFPTTVRDVVEMGLYQQLGWFRRPGAQAHARALGALAEVGMQDYAGRQISQLSGGQQQRVFIARALMQDAPILILDEPLAGVDAATEAVIIALLQRLRDAGRTIIVVHHDLTTVQSYFDWLVMLNVRIIAQGPMAEVYTPENLRAAYGRQLAMIATPREESTL
- a CDS encoding metal ABC transporter solute-binding protein, Zn/Mn family, whose protein sequence is MITTLSALALTTPAYAQDAPLNILATVGMIADVAQNVAGECAAVSTLIGPGTDPHYFSATPRDVDALARAELIFYVDRTLEERLADILDNFRDRTPTVGLADATFDMDTLLEDPDAPGTLDPHLWMDVSRWARLAPVIADSIAAQRPDCADAMADNVERYAAQLDALHSWVGDAIATIPEGQRLLVTAHDAFYYFADAYGIEASEAIEGISTASEASIGDIREVAAFVIERGVPAVFVETTINPRTMQALVAEVQSQGHDVTIGGALFSDAMGDDGTPEGTYIGMIRVNTATVTTALGGTLPDWPEALADWAQDWDIPN